Part of the Spirochaeta lutea genome is shown below.
ATTAACCGGGTCCGCAGGGTTTGCCTCATGATCCGCCCCACAACACCGACACCGGAGTATCCTGGTATCCCGGGGAAAAGCCCCTGCGGATCTGCTCATTGAGCACCTTCACGGCATTGTAGCCGATCTCCTGGGGCCTAATCACCAGGGTTGCCGTCAGAATTCCCGTAGACAGGTAATCCAGAATCTGCTCATCCGTACCGAATCCGATAACCTCCACCCTGCCGACCATATTCAGATCGATGAGGACCTGCAGGGCTGCCAGGGTATCGTCGGTATCGGTAAATACCAGGGTCGTAACCTGGGATTCGTTTCTCAAAATCTGGTTCATGAGATCCTCGGCGCCTAGGGGATTCTCACTCGTCAGCCGGCTCTGGACCGGGGCAGCCAAAGAAAGCCCGGAAACCGAGGCTATCCCCATCTCCACCAGCTCCTTCTCCGCCCAAATTCCCGGAGACCGCTGACTGTAGACGATCACCACCCGCTCTTCCTGGTTCTGGGCCAAGAGGATCTCGCCGATCCGCCGCCCCAGGTCAAAATTATTCGTCCCCACCAGAGGCCAGGGCTCTACATCATGAATCCCGTGCTCCATCAGTACCGTGGGGATTCCCCGGTTCCGCAGATCGTACAGGGTGCTGCGAATATACTGCTCATCCAGGGTGGGATACACGATAACCCCGTTGGTCCCAGACAGTCCCGCAAACCGAAAGTTCCCGTCTCCCAGGCGGTGCACCGACAACCCCAGTCCATGATCCTGGGCGCTTTCCCTGGCTCCCTGAATGATTTGCTGCATATAGGGTGATTCTGATGCCGGAAGAAAGAGCGAAACAAACAGGTCCGGCTCGGGCCTATCCTCTCCGGCTGTATTGCCGATGGGGCTACCCAGCAGATCCACAATAAGCACCCCTGAAAAAACCAGAGATACCACTAATGCGCCGAGAGCGACAAATCCTAACCTCGAAAGTACCCTGCCCATGGCAGCAGTATAGCATGACTATTCCCGATAACCAGAGATGCAACGCAGCAGCTCAACCCGGCTTTGCACCCCCGTCTTCTGGAAAATATTATACAGATGGGTGCGGATGGTGGTGAAGGAGACCCCCAGCTCCTGGGCTATCTGCTTATTGCTCAAACCCCGGCTGACCTGCCGGATCACATCCAGCTCCCGGGCGGTGATCCCGTACTGCTTGATAAAGGCCGGGCTGATCTCCTCCTCCGCCCACACCGCCTGGGGAAGCCGCAGGTAGCGCAGAAATGCCGCCACCGATACCCCGCTCCACGCCAGGGCGACGATATAATCCAGGGAGATTTCAAGGCCCGCCAGGACCGGCAAAAACCTGGCAGCCAGGTAATAGCCCGCCGACCCCAGGGCAAACACCAGGGTTACCCATCCCAGGGCCGTCACCAACCAATCCAGGGTCTCCGAAGCAGGCACGACCCGTACCCGGATCATAGTCCATCCCAGATAGGCGAGATACCCGGAAATTACCCCCATCAGGGGCAGCCGCATAACCTCCATGGCTCTGACACTTTCGGTCACCAGAAACCCAAACTGTATCCCCATAGCCAGAATTACCAGCCCGGTGAACCCGATGAGTCCTGCCCTCTGGGTTCCGGGCAGGGGCAAAAGCGCAACGGCCGTTCCTCCGTAAACCAATATTCCCAGCAGATAGGAAATGCCTCCGAATAACCCTCTCAGATCCGCGGGATACACAATCAGACTTTTCAGGTAATAGCTCACCAGGGACAGAAACAATGCCCCTACCAAACAGGTATTCACAAACAAAAACAGCCCCGACAGCCTATGCCGGAGCCGATAATGGAGAATCGCCAGGGATGCAACGCCGGCAGTTCCTCCGGCCAGAAGCAGGATGTACAAAAAAAATAGTATGTGGCTCACCCGACCATCCTAGACCTGGGAACCGGCCAGGTCAATAGATTTCCCACCTCCCGGTATCAGAGGTGCTGCCCCACCCATTGCACCCGTTCTACAAGATCCCTGACGAACCGCTGGGGCTCCTGGTAACAGATGTTATGCCCTGCATCTTCATACCAGATAAACTCCTTGTGTGGGGCCTCTAACCCCTCAAAATACCGGTAGGCAATATCCTGTACGCAGGTCATATCCAGACCGCCGTGAAAAAAGAACACCGGAATCTCAAGCTCCGGAACCATCTCCTCCATATCGTAGGGCACCAGCCGGGGATACACCTGGGGGAC
Proteins encoded:
- a CDS encoding helix-turn-helix transcriptional regulator — its product is MSHILFFLYILLLAGGTAGVASLAILHYRLRHRLSGLFLFVNTCLVGALFLSLVSYYLKSLIVYPADLRGLFGGISYLLGILVYGGTAVALLPLPGTQRAGLIGFTGLVILAMGIQFGFLVTESVRAMEVMRLPLMGVISGYLAYLGWTMIRVRVVPASETLDWLVTALGWVTLVFALGSAGYYLAARFLPVLAGLEISLDYIVALAWSGVSVAAFLRYLRLPQAVWAEEEISPAFIKQYGITARELDVIRQVSRGLSNKQIAQELGVSFTTIRTHLYNIFQKTGVQSRVELLRCISGYRE
- a CDS encoding sugar ABC transporter substrate-binding protein — protein: MGRVLSRLGFVALGALVVSLVFSGVLIVDLLGSPIGNTAGEDRPEPDLFVSLFLPASESPYMQQIIQGARESAQDHGLGLSVHRLGDGNFRFAGLSGTNGVIVYPTLDEQYIRSTLYDLRNRGIPTVLMEHGIHDVEPWPLVGTNNFDLGRRIGEILLAQNQEERVVIVYSQRSPGIWAEKELVEMGIASVSGLSLAAPVQSRLTSENPLGAEDLMNQILRNESQVTTLVFTDTDDTLAALQVLIDLNMVGRVEVIGFGTDEQILDYLSTGILTATLVIRPQEIGYNAVKVLNEQIRRGFSPGYQDTPVSVLWGGS